The stretch of DNA CATTGTATATGAATCAACCACTCCACCGAATACTTCAATAGTCTTATCAACCGGTGTACCAGTAAATCCGACATAAGTGGCATTTGGCAATGAATCATGAAGATACTTGGCAAAGCCATAAGTCTTTTCTACGCCTGAATCTGTTATACGTACTTTCTGATCAAGATTGATCTGACTACGGTGTGCTTCATCAGAAATACATATTACATTTGTTCTGTCAGTAAGTATTTCAAGATCTTCAGTGAATTTCTGAATAGTGGTTATATATACTCCGCCGCTTTCTCTGCCCTGAAGCTCTGCACGTAGGTTCTCTCGTGATTCTATACTCTTGACAGTATTATCGCCTATATACTGTTTTGAATTAATGAACTGCTTTGAAAGCTGATCATCAAGGTCGGTTCGGTCTGTAATAATTATTATTGTCGGACTTTCAAAGAAAGAACTTTTCATAATCATTCTGGTAAGAAAAAGCATTGTATAACTTTTTCCGCAGCCAGTAGCCCCGAAATAAGTTCCACCTTTACCGTCTCCGTTAGGACGCATATGTGCTTTTATATTTTCGTACAGTTTGGTAGCAGCAAAGAACTGAGGATAACGGCAAACAAGTTTCAGGTCTTTATCTGAATTATCAGGGAAATAAATAAAGTCTTTTATAACACTTAAAAGCCTGTCTTTTCTGAACAATCCTTTTACCATTGTCATTAAAGAATTAATACCATCCAGTTCTTTATCTTCTGAATTGACCTTTCGCCATGAATAGAAGAAATCATAAAGGCTGAAGAATGAACCATATTTATTATTGGCACCATCACTGATCACAACAAACGCATTGTATTTGAATAGTTCCGGAATATCACGCTTATAACGGACGGTAAGCTGTTTATACGCGTCCATGATCGTAGTATTTTCTTTAACCGCACTTTTGAATTCAAATACCACAACAGGAATTCCGTTAATAAAGATAATTGCATCTGGAATACGGGTTTGATTATTCAT from Ruminococcus sp. HUN007 encodes:
- a CDS encoding HsdR family type I site-specific deoxyribonuclease — its product is MSNFNEHALEMSIMELFKDEGYTYINGESINRDISDVLLADDLKKYLFERYSADGITDNEINGIIMNLRSISGTIYEANKAVYKLICDGFILNREDRSQKDLFINLIDYETPENNNFKIVNQFEIEGMNNQTRIPDAIIFINGIPVVVFEFKSAVKENTTIMDAYKQLTVRYKRDIPELFKYNAFVVISDGANNKYGSFFSLYDFFYSWRKVNSEDKELDGINSLMTMVKGLFRKDRLLSVIKDFIYFPDNSDKDLKLVCRYPQFFAATKLYENIKAHMRPNGDGKGGTYFGATGCGKSYTMLFLTRMIMKSSFFESPTIIIITDRTDLDDQLSKQFINSKQYIGDNTVKSIESRENLRAELQGRESGGVYITTIQKFTEDLEILTDRTNVICISDEAHRSQINLDQKVRITDSGVEKTYGFAKYLHDSLPNATYVGFTGTPVDKTIEVFGGVVDSYTMTESVRDGITVNLVYDGRAARVTLDQERVRRIEEYYRLCETEGANEHQIEESKKAVANMDAIIGDPNRLQAVAEDFIKHYETRVAEGASVAGKAMFVCSNRYIAYTLLTIISKLRPEWTEKKTFT